In the genome of Actinomadura graeca, one region contains:
- a CDS encoding NAD(P)-dependent oxidoreductase — protein sequence MRVLLHYDMDHSEPGLDIVSCSEQDDGRLARLLPDTEVIWHVLRPLTAADMDRAPKLRLIQKLGTGVNTIDLDAARERGVRVANMPGRNAQAVAETSLLLMLAALRRVVPFDTRTRRGEGWPAGRALVGGELRGRTVGLLGGGEIAGLLRGMLEAIGARVVFTSRRPRRGDPSWMGLDDLLRVSDIVSVHIPLTEETRHLLDARRLALLPPGAIVINTARGAVIDEAALIGALESGHIGGAGLDVFEQEPVDTSNPLLSRDDVVVMPHVAWLTRETWDRYFTVAAENCRRLANDEELLHRVV from the coding sequence ATGCGGGTGCTGCTGCACTACGACATGGACCATTCCGAACCCGGGCTGGACATCGTGAGCTGCTCCGAGCAGGACGACGGGCGCCTCGCGCGGCTGCTGCCGGACACCGAGGTGATCTGGCACGTGCTGCGCCCGCTGACCGCCGCCGACATGGACCGGGCGCCGAAGCTGCGGCTGATCCAGAAGCTCGGCACCGGCGTGAACACCATCGACCTGGACGCGGCGCGGGAACGCGGCGTCCGCGTCGCGAACATGCCGGGGCGGAACGCGCAGGCCGTCGCGGAGACGAGCCTGTTGCTGATGCTGGCGGCGCTGCGCCGCGTCGTCCCCTTCGACACGCGGACGCGGCGCGGCGAGGGCTGGCCCGCAGGCCGCGCGCTGGTCGGCGGCGAACTGCGCGGGCGGACCGTCGGGCTGCTCGGCGGCGGCGAGATCGCGGGCCTGCTGCGCGGGATGCTGGAGGCGATCGGCGCGCGCGTCGTCTTCACCTCGCGCCGCCCGCGCCGCGGCGACCCGTCCTGGATGGGGCTGGACGACCTGCTGCGGGTCAGCGACATCGTCTCCGTCCACATCCCGCTGACGGAGGAGACCCGCCACCTGCTGGACGCCCGGCGGCTGGCCCTGCTGCCGCCCGGCGCGATCGTGATCAACACGGCCCGCGGCGCGGTGATCGACGAGGCCGCCCTGATCGGCGCCCTGGAGTCCGGCCACATCGGCGGCGCCGGGCTGGACGTCTTCGAGCAGGAGCCGGTGGACACGTCCAACCCCCTGCTCTCCCGCGACGACGTCGTGGTGATGCCGCACGTCGCCTGGCTGACCCGCGAGACCTGGGACCGCTACTTCACCGTCGCGGCGGAGAACTGCCGCCGCCTCGCGAACGACGAGGAACTGCTGCATCGCGTCGTCTAG
- a CDS encoding nitronate monooxygenase, giving the protein MEAALVHADRPVVQAPMAGGTSTPALAAAVSDAGGIGFLAAGYISAAAMREDIAATRRLTSRPFGMNVFMPSLDAADAAAVAAYRDRLVPEAERLGVVPGIPGARDDDYDAKIADLLADPPAFVGFTFGCPADDVVRALRDRGTTVIVTVTSVDEARAASAADVLCVQGAEAGAHRGSFTNTLDGLLPLRDLLRLVRGAVPHPLIAAGGLATSGDVAGVLSLGAVAAQVGTAFLRCPESGASAVHKAALADPRFTSTAMTRAFSGRPARGLVNRFLSEHSEHAPAAYPDVHHVTSPLRRTAAARGDAGTVNLWAGVGFRLATEAPAAEIVERLSG; this is encoded by the coding sequence GTGGAGGCGGCGCTCGTGCACGCGGACCGGCCGGTCGTCCAGGCGCCCATGGCCGGGGGGACGTCCACGCCCGCCCTCGCCGCCGCCGTGTCGGACGCGGGCGGCATCGGTTTCCTCGCCGCCGGGTACATTTCGGCCGCGGCGATGCGCGAGGACATCGCGGCCACCCGCCGCCTGACGTCCCGGCCGTTCGGGATGAACGTCTTCATGCCGTCCCTGGACGCCGCCGACGCCGCCGCCGTGGCCGCCTACCGCGACCGGCTGGTCCCCGAGGCCGAACGGCTCGGGGTCGTCCCCGGCATCCCCGGCGCGCGCGACGACGACTACGACGCGAAGATCGCCGACCTGCTGGCGGACCCGCCCGCGTTCGTCGGTTTCACCTTCGGCTGTCCCGCCGACGACGTCGTCCGCGCCCTCCGCGACCGCGGGACCACGGTCATCGTGACCGTGACCAGCGTGGACGAGGCGCGCGCCGCGTCCGCCGCCGACGTCCTCTGCGTCCAGGGCGCCGAGGCGGGCGCGCATCGCGGCTCGTTCACCAACACCCTGGACGGCCTGCTCCCGCTGCGTGACCTGCTCCGGCTCGTCCGCGGCGCCGTCCCGCACCCGCTGATCGCCGCCGGTGGCCTCGCGACGTCCGGGGACGTCGCCGGCGTCCTGTCCCTCGGCGCCGTAGCGGCCCAGGTCGGGACGGCGTTCCTGCGCTGCCCGGAGAGCGGCGCGAGCGCCGTGCACAAGGCGGCCCTGGCCGACCCGCGCTTCACGTCCACCGCGATGACCCGGGCGTTCAGCGGACGGCCCGCCCGCGGCCTTGTGAACCGGTTCCTGAGCGAGCACTCGGAGCACGCGCCCGCCGCGTACCCGGACGTCCACCACGTGACCTCGCCGCTGCGCCGGACGGCAGCGGCACGGGGCGACGCCGGGACCGTCAACCTGTGGGCGGGCGTGGGGTTCCGGCTCGCCACCGAGGCGCCCGCCGCCGAGATCGTCGAGCGCCTGTCCGGCTGA
- a CDS encoding glycosyl hydrolase family 18 protein, with product MNYQHRRWSPRAAVFAAATMALVLSLGVVALSAPPSARAVIACSFPAWSEGKAYTAGTKVAYSGKGYEARVNHTSYTTNWNPEAAPTLWRALGACDDQPPTTPPTTPPTNPPTNPPAGETCAVKSRPTGKVLQGYWENWDGSINGVHPPFGWVPITDSRMLKNGYNVINLAFPVIHSDGTVLWEDGMDATVKVSSPAEMCAAKEAGATLLMSIGGATAGIDLSSSTVADKFVATVVPILKKFNFDGIDIDIETGLSGAGNINELSASQSNLIRIIDGVLAQMPSNFGLTMAPETAYVTGGSVTYGSIWGAYLPIIKKYADNGRLWWLNMQYYNGSMYGCSGDSYQAGTVQGFVVQTECLNKGLVIQGTTIKVPYDKQVPGLPAQPGAGGGYMSPGLVSQAWNNFNGQLKGIMTWSFNWDGSKGFTFGNNVRSLQGR from the coding sequence GTGAACTACCAGCACAGGCGATGGTCGCCCCGCGCGGCCGTCTTCGCCGCAGCCACGATGGCCCTGGTGCTGTCGCTCGGCGTGGTCGCGCTCTCCGCGCCGCCGTCCGCCCGCGCCGTCATCGCCTGCTCGTTCCCCGCCTGGTCGGAGGGCAAGGCGTACACCGCAGGGACGAAGGTCGCCTACAGCGGCAAGGGCTACGAGGCGCGCGTCAACCACACCTCGTACACCACCAACTGGAACCCCGAGGCCGCCCCCACGCTGTGGCGGGCCCTCGGCGCCTGCGACGACCAGCCCCCGACCACCCCGCCGACCACGCCCCCGACGAACCCGCCGACGAACCCGCCCGCCGGTGAGACCTGCGCGGTGAAGTCCAGGCCGACGGGCAAGGTGCTCCAGGGCTACTGGGAGAACTGGGACGGCTCCATCAACGGCGTCCACCCGCCGTTCGGCTGGGTGCCGATCACCGACTCCCGGATGCTCAAGAACGGCTACAACGTGATCAACCTGGCGTTCCCCGTCATCCACTCGGACGGCACCGTCCTGTGGGAGGACGGCATGGACGCCACCGTGAAGGTCTCCTCCCCGGCCGAGATGTGCGCGGCCAAGGAGGCGGGCGCCACCCTGCTGATGTCGATCGGCGGCGCCACCGCGGGCATCGACCTCAGCTCCAGCACCGTCGCCGACAAGTTCGTCGCGACCGTCGTCCCGATCCTGAAGAAGTTCAACTTCGACGGCATCGACATCGACATCGAGACCGGGCTGTCGGGCGCCGGGAACATCAACGAGCTGTCGGCCTCGCAGTCGAACCTGATCCGCATCATCGACGGCGTGCTCGCGCAGATGCCGTCGAACTTCGGCCTCACGATGGCCCCCGAGACGGCGTACGTCACCGGCGGCAGCGTCACCTACGGCTCCATCTGGGGCGCCTACCTGCCGATCATCAAGAAGTACGCCGACAACGGCCGCCTGTGGTGGCTGAACATGCAGTACTACAACGGCAGCATGTACGGCTGCTCCGGTGACTCCTACCAGGCCGGGACGGTCCAGGGCTTCGTCGTCCAGACCGAGTGCCTCAACAAGGGCCTGGTCATCCAGGGCACCACGATCAAGGTCCCGTACGACAAGCAGGTCCCCGGCCTGCCCGCGCAGCCGGGCGCCGGTGGCGGCTACATGTCGCCGGGCCTCGTCTCGCAGGCGTGGAACAACTTCAACGGCCAGCTGAAGGGCATCATGACCTGGTCCTTCAACTGGGACGGCTCGAAGGGCTTCACGTTCGGCAACAACGTCCGCTCCCTCCAGGGACGCTGA
- a CDS encoding MerR family transcriptional regulator — MRIGELAARAGVSTRTLRYYEQQGLLPARRAANGYREYEESDLRLVSEIRSLLASGFTLDDARPFVDCLRAGHAAGAACPESVAVYRRRLAEIDADIRTLIRLRADVTDQLRRACPGRAHPPEATDDQSDGGGLRRAGAPLRHAGTGRILGGLVPPVPDDRADP; from the coding sequence ATGCGGATCGGGGAACTCGCCGCGCGGGCGGGGGTGAGCACGCGGACGCTGCGCTACTACGAGCAGCAGGGGCTGCTCCCGGCGCGGCGCGCGGCCAACGGGTACCGGGAGTACGAGGAGTCGGACCTGCGGCTCGTCTCGGAGATCCGCTCGCTGCTGGCGTCCGGGTTCACCCTGGACGACGCCCGGCCGTTCGTGGACTGCCTGCGCGCGGGCCACGCGGCGGGGGCGGCCTGCCCGGAGTCGGTCGCGGTCTACCGGCGCAGGCTGGCCGAGATCGACGCCGACATCCGCACCCTGATCCGGCTGCGGGCCGACGTGACCGACCAGCTCAGGCGGGCCTGTCCCGGCCGCGCGCACCCACCGGAGGCAACCGATGATCAATCTGACGGCGGCGGACTTCGACGAGCGGGTGCTCCGCTCAGACACGCCGGTACTGGTCGAATTCTGGGCGGACTGGTGCCCCCCGTGCCGGATGATCGCGCCGATCCTTGA
- the trxA gene encoding thioredoxin: MINLTAADFDERVLRSDTPVLVEFWADWCPPCRMIAPILEEIDAEYGDRLAVAKLNGDDHPGIVSRYGILGFPTLNLYRDGEVVHQIVGAKPKRRLLAELEGRL, from the coding sequence ATGATCAATCTGACGGCGGCGGACTTCGACGAGCGGGTGCTCCGCTCAGACACGCCGGTACTGGTCGAATTCTGGGCGGACTGGTGCCCCCCGTGCCGGATGATCGCGCCGATCCTTGAGGAGATCGACGCCGAGTACGGGGACCGCCTCGCGGTCGCCAAGCTCAACGGCGACGATCACCCCGGGATCGTGTCGCGGTACGGGATCCTGGGCTTCCCCACGCTGAACCTGTACCGGGACGGCGAGGTCGTCCACCAGATCGTCGGCGCCAAGCCCAAGCGGCGGCTCCTCGCGGAGCTGGAGGGCCGCCTCTAG
- a CDS encoding VOC family protein — translation MTIRLDHIIVPATDKKTSAEFLAGVLGLEVGPQYGPFLPVRTGNGVTLDFMDSDDFRAQHCAFLVSDEEFDAIFARVRESGAHYYAHPDGSGPGEINTRDGGRGVYFDDPGGHAMEILTVPYGGGSQAAPPVDEHR, via the coding sequence ATGACCATCCGACTCGACCACATCATCGTCCCGGCCACGGACAAGAAGACCTCGGCGGAGTTCCTCGCCGGTGTCCTCGGCCTGGAGGTCGGGCCCCAGTACGGGCCGTTCCTGCCCGTCAGGACCGGCAACGGCGTGACGCTCGACTTCATGGACTCCGACGACTTCCGCGCCCAGCACTGCGCCTTCCTGGTGTCGGACGAGGAGTTCGACGCGATCTTCGCGCGCGTCAGGGAGTCGGGCGCCCACTACTACGCCCACCCCGACGGCAGCGGACCGGGAGAGATCAACACGCGGGACGGCGGGCGGGGCGTCTACTTCGACGACCCCGGCGGCCACGCGATGGAGATCCTCACCGTCCCCTACGGCGGCGGATCGCAGGCGGCACCGCCCGTCGATGAGCACCGCTAG
- a CDS encoding aminotransferase class I/II-fold pyridoxal phosphate-dependent enzyme, translating to MDHSEAPVLEALAAYHREGQLPFTPPGHKQGRGADPRVREVLGDALFHADVLAVSGLDDRTSSAGILERAQELMADAVHADHTFFSTCGSSLSVKSAMLAVAGPGEKLLVGRDAHKSVVSGLILSGVRPIWVEPQWDAERHLAHPPSAAAFAARLDEHPDARGALVTSPTPYGTCADLAAIAAECHRRGRPLIVDEAWGAHLPFHPDLPAWAMDAGADVCVTSVHKMGAGLEQGSVFHQQGPLVDPAVLKSREDLLGTTSPSVLIYAGLDGWRRQMAEHGRGLLQDALDLAASVRADIADIPGFDVQGRAEFTGPGLAHDLDPLPVVIDIASLGTTGYRAADWVRERHRVNLHLADHRRISAQLTFADDASTARRLLAALRDLREHIGDLEGAPQVRVPAPADLRLELVVLPRDAFFGPAEQVPAASAAGRISAEMITPYPPGIPAVLPGERLTPDVLAYLRDGVAAGMVLPDTVDSALDSVRVFIEE from the coding sequence ATGGACCACTCCGAGGCCCCCGTCCTGGAAGCCCTTGCCGCCTATCACAGGGAGGGGCAGCTCCCCTTCACTCCTCCAGGCCACAAGCAGGGCCGGGGCGCCGATCCGCGCGTCCGTGAGGTGCTCGGGGACGCCCTCTTCCACGCGGACGTCCTCGCCGTCTCCGGCCTCGACGACAGGACGTCCTCGGCCGGGATCCTCGAACGCGCCCAGGAGCTCATGGCCGACGCCGTCCACGCCGACCACACGTTCTTCTCGACCTGCGGAAGCTCGCTCTCGGTCAAGAGCGCCATGCTCGCGGTCGCCGGTCCCGGGGAGAAGCTCCTGGTCGGGCGGGACGCGCACAAGTCGGTCGTCTCGGGGCTGATCCTCTCCGGCGTCCGCCCGATCTGGGTGGAGCCGCAGTGGGACGCCGAGCGCCATCTGGCCCATCCGCCCTCCGCCGCCGCGTTCGCGGCCCGGCTGGACGAGCACCCCGACGCCCGCGGCGCCCTCGTCACCAGTCCCACCCCGTACGGGACGTGCGCCGACCTCGCGGCGATCGCCGCCGAGTGCCACCGGCGCGGCAGGCCGCTGATCGTGGACGAGGCGTGGGGCGCGCACCTGCCGTTCCATCCCGACCTGCCGGCGTGGGCCATGGACGCGGGCGCCGACGTGTGCGTCACCAGCGTCCACAAGATGGGCGCGGGGCTGGAGCAGGGCTCGGTCTTCCACCAGCAGGGCCCGCTGGTGGACCCGGCCGTCCTGAAGTCCCGGGAGGACCTGCTCGGGACGACCAGCCCGTCCGTCCTGATCTACGCGGGCCTGGACGGCTGGCGGCGGCAGATGGCCGAGCACGGACGGGGCCTGCTCCAGGACGCCCTGGACCTCGCCGCGTCCGTCCGTGCGGACATCGCGGACATCCCCGGCTTCGACGTGCAGGGCCGCGCCGAGTTCACCGGCCCCGGCCTCGCCCACGACCTGGACCCGCTGCCCGTCGTCATCGACATCGCGTCCCTCGGCACCACCGGCTACCGGGCCGCCGACTGGGTGCGCGAGCGCCACCGGGTCAACCTGCACCTCGCCGACCACCGCCGGATCAGCGCCCAGCTCACCTTCGCCGACGACGCCTCCACCGCGCGGCGGCTGCTCGCGGCCCTGCGCGATCTCCGCGAGCACATCGGCGACCTGGAGGGCGCCCCGCAGGTCCGGGTCCCGGCGCCCGCGGACCTCCGGCTGGAGCTGGTCGTCCTGCCCCGGGACGCGTTCTTCGGCCCGGCCGAGCAGGTGCCCGCCGCGTCCGCCGCGGGGCGGATCTCCGCCGAGATGATCACGCCGTACCCGCCGGGGATCCCGGCCGTCCTGCCCGGTGAGCGCCTCACCCCGGACGTCCTCGCGTACCTGCGCGACGGCGTGGCCGCGGGGATGGTCCTGCCGGACACCGTGGACTCCGCCCTGGACAGCGTCCGCGTGTTCATCGAGGAGTGA
- a CDS encoding arylamine N-acetyltransferase family protein, with the protein MTEDLGYGWQSDLLDLPAYLERIGHHADPEPTAATLRALHRAHVTSIPFENLEIILGRPVRLGVEAVQAKLVGGARGGYCFEHTELFAAVLEKIGFEFTALAARVTMGAAKLRPTTHALLQVRIPGEPALLCDVGFGAGPLEPVEFPADPDEGGRTEVEQDGWGFRLLHGPRDWELHQRGTGGWVQRHTFTLNETFHIDYDLFNYFISTHARSPFTARPFAQKFAVDSLHVLDGTDLTVSRPDGGEEKHALTPQEVPGTLAEEFGIVLDEADAARLVTSLT; encoded by the coding sequence ATGACCGAGGACCTCGGGTACGGCTGGCAGAGCGATCTGCTGGACCTGCCCGCCTACCTGGAACGTATCGGCCACCACGCCGACCCCGAGCCCACCGCCGCGACGCTGCGCGCCCTGCACCGCGCGCACGTCACCTCCATCCCCTTCGAGAACCTGGAGATCATCCTCGGCCGCCCGGTGCGGCTGGGCGTCGAGGCGGTCCAGGCCAAGCTCGTCGGCGGCGCCCGCGGCGGCTACTGCTTCGAGCACACCGAGCTGTTCGCCGCGGTGCTGGAGAAGATCGGCTTCGAGTTCACCGCGCTCGCCGCGCGGGTGACGATGGGCGCGGCGAAGCTGCGTCCGACGACCCACGCGCTGCTCCAGGTCCGGATCCCGGGCGAGCCCGCGCTGCTCTGCGACGTCGGTTTCGGCGCCGGTCCCCTCGAACCCGTGGAGTTCCCCGCAGACCCGGACGAGGGCGGCCGCACCGAGGTCGAGCAGGACGGCTGGGGCTTCCGGCTCCTGCACGGCCCGCGCGACTGGGAACTGCACCAGCGCGGCACCGGCGGCTGGGTGCAGCGCCACACGTTCACCCTGAACGAGACGTTCCACATCGACTACGACCTGTTCAACTACTTCATCTCGACCCACGCGCGTTCGCCGTTCACGGCCCGTCCGTTCGCGCAGAAGTTCGCCGTGGACTCCCTCCACGTCCTCGACGGGACGGACCTGACCGTCAGCCGCCCCGACGGCGGCGAGGAGAAGCACGCGCTGACCCCGCAGGAGGTCCCCGGCACCCTCGCCGAAGAGTTCGGGATCGTCCTGGACGAGGCCGACGCCGCCCGGCTCGTCACGTCCCTGACCTGA
- a CDS encoding ATP-binding protein, which yields MRFGVLGALAVWTDGGEDVRVPETKVRILLAALLADAGRPVPADRLAGALWGDRPPRNPSGTLQARISQLRGVLDRAEPGARRLVVSRPPGYLIDVPPEAVDSGRFAALLARAGEAADPLARARLLGDALALWRGPAFDGLDFAHALAADLGERRLTALEDHAEARLELGEHAALAAELARPVARHPLRERLRAAHLRALYRAGRQGEALAGYHDLRERLAAELGVDPGPELAALYQSMLERDPAEEGRPRVPSRLPVPLGGLIGRDEAARRVRALLAEDRLVTLTGPGGVGKTRLALEAAARSAGDHPDGVWLVELAAGRAATPEEVAEQANRVLNLREEGADGPVERLTEALRSRRALLVLDNCEHVTGPAAELAGRLLAGAPGLRVLTTSREPLGVPGERLEIVPPLDLPGDATAPAALLESGAVRLFTERAAAAAPGFALDEASAPWVSAICRRLDGLPLALELAATRVRGLGVRELAARLDDRFGVLAGTRHGGPARQRTLRAVIDWSWELLTVPERIALRRLAVHAGGCTAGASEEVGGAGADVLARLVDRSLVVRSEDGRYKLLESVAAYSLERLREAGEDGDLRARHVRYYTALAEDAAGGLRGPEQRQWLARLDVEAANLRAALDHATGEDALRLVNAQGWYWFLRGRSGEARRALGAALSAADGPSRARRDAETWLAGFTMASGEDTDSEELRRSALADHRDEYDRAKAEWFLTHVHWAYGNLAANEERIERALAVFRARADRWHTAAALALHAKQVMARGDLEAMERHGAESLAIFTGLGDAWGRLEAMDVLGRRAEIVGDLGEAARLRRAELRLAEELRMGPDVAFRLAQLGRIAMLAGDLGEARVLHERALDLAVRQAAPSAAEFAEIGLGLVARRRGDLDAAERHLRSRLGWLRGIGGTAGISFVHAELGFVAEQRGDAEAARALHTEALDAARAIGDPRAVALALEGLAGARSLAGEHAPAARLLGAAAALRDASGAPLPAAERGDVDRIAGRIRDAAGPGAFTTAYDHGRAERTP from the coding sequence ATGCGCTTCGGGGTGCTGGGTGCCCTCGCCGTGTGGACGGACGGCGGGGAGGACGTCCGCGTGCCCGAGACGAAGGTCCGCATCCTGCTCGCGGCGCTGCTGGCCGACGCCGGGCGCCCGGTCCCCGCCGACCGGCTGGCCGGCGCGCTGTGGGGGGACCGCCCGCCCCGCAACCCGTCCGGGACGCTCCAGGCGCGGATCTCGCAGCTCCGCGGCGTCCTCGACCGCGCGGAGCCGGGCGCGCGGCGGCTGGTGGTGTCGCGTCCGCCCGGCTACCTGATCGACGTGCCGCCCGAGGCGGTGGACTCCGGCCGTTTCGCGGCGCTCCTCGCCCGGGCGGGCGAGGCGGCCGACCCGCTGGCCAGGGCGCGCCTGCTCGGGGACGCGCTGGCGCTGTGGCGGGGGCCCGCGTTCGACGGCCTCGACTTCGCCCACGCCCTGGCCGCCGATCTCGGAGAGCGGCGCCTGACCGCCCTGGAGGACCACGCCGAGGCGCGGCTGGAGCTCGGCGAGCACGCCGCGCTCGCGGCCGAGCTGGCGCGTCCCGTCGCCCGCCACCCCCTGCGGGAGCGGCTGCGCGCCGCGCACCTGCGGGCCCTCTACCGGGCCGGGCGCCAGGGCGAGGCCCTCGCGGGCTACCACGACCTGCGCGAACGGCTGGCCGCGGAGCTGGGCGTCGACCCGGGTCCCGAGCTCGCCGCCCTCTACCAGTCGATGCTCGAACGGGATCCGGCGGAGGAGGGGCGCCCGCGCGTCCCGTCCCGGCTGCCCGTGCCGCTGGGCGGGCTGATCGGGCGCGACGAGGCGGCCCGGCGGGTCCGCGCGCTGCTCGCGGAGGACCGGCTCGTGACGCTGACCGGCCCCGGCGGTGTCGGCAAGACCCGGCTGGCCCTGGAGGCGGCCGCGCGGTCCGCGGGCGACCACCCCGACGGCGTGTGGCTCGTCGAGCTGGCCGCCGGGCGCGCCGCGACGCCCGAGGAGGTCGCCGAGCAGGCGAACCGCGTCCTGAACCTGCGCGAGGAGGGCGCGGACGGCCCCGTCGAACGGCTCACCGAGGCGCTGCGGTCCCGGCGGGCGCTGCTCGTCCTGGACAACTGCGAGCACGTCACCGGGCCCGCCGCCGAACTGGCGGGGCGGCTGCTGGCCGGGGCGCCGGGCCTGCGGGTCCTCACGACCTCACGGGAGCCGCTGGGCGTCCCCGGCGAGCGGCTGGAGATCGTCCCGCCGCTGGACCTGCCCGGTGACGCGACCGCGCCCGCCGCGCTGCTGGAGTCGGGGGCGGTGCGCCTGTTCACCGAGCGTGCCGCCGCCGCGGCGCCCGGGTTCGCGCTGGACGAGGCGTCCGCGCCCTGGGTGTCCGCGATCTGCCGGCGGCTGGACGGCCTGCCCCTCGCGCTGGAGCTGGCGGCGACCCGCGTCCGGGGGCTGGGCGTGCGGGAGCTGGCGGCGCGGCTGGACGACCGGTTCGGCGTGCTGGCCGGCACCCGGCACGGCGGCCCGGCCCGGCAGCGGACGCTCCGCGCGGTGATCGACTGGAGCTGGGAGCTGCTCACCGTTCCCGAGCGGATCGCGCTTCGGCGCCTCGCGGTGCACGCGGGCGGCTGCACGGCCGGGGCGTCCGAAGAGGTCGGCGGCGCGGGCGCGGACGTGCTGGCCAGGCTCGTGGACCGTTCCCTCGTCGTGCGGTCGGAGGACGGCCGCTACAAGCTGCTGGAATCCGTCGCCGCCTACAGCCTGGAGCGGCTGCGGGAGGCGGGCGAAGACGGCGACCTGCGCGCGCGCCACGTCCGCTACTACACCGCCCTGGCCGAGGACGCCGCCGGAGGACTGCGCGGGCCTGAGCAGCGGCAGTGGCTGGCACGCCTCGACGTGGAGGCCGCCAACCTCCGCGCCGCCCTGGACCACGCCACCGGCGAGGACGCGCTGCGGCTGGTGAACGCCCAGGGCTGGTACTGGTTCCTCCGAGGGCGCTCCGGTGAGGCCAGGCGCGCGCTGGGCGCCGCGCTGTCGGCCGCGGACGGACCGTCCCGGGCCCGGCGGGACGCCGAGACGTGGCTGGCCGGTTTCACCATGGCCTCCGGCGAGGACACCGATTCCGAGGAGCTGCGCCGGTCCGCCCTCGCAGACCACCGGGACGAATACGACCGTGCCAAGGCCGAATGGTTCCTGACCCACGTCCACTGGGCGTACGGGAACCTGGCCGCGAACGAAGAGCGCATCGAGCGCGCCTTGGCGGTCTTCCGCGCGCGCGCCGACCGGTGGCATACGGCGGCAGCCCTCGCCCTCCACGCGAAACAGGTCATGGCCCGCGGCGACCTGGAGGCCATGGAACGCCACGGCGCGGAGAGCCTCGCGATCTTCACCGGGCTCGGCGACGCGTGGGGGCGGCTGGAGGCCATGGACGTCCTCGGCCGCCGCGCGGAGATCGTCGGTGACCTCGGCGAGGCGGCCCGGCTGCGCCGCGCGGAGCTGCGCCTCGCCGAGGAGCTGCGGATGGGGCCGGACGTGGCGTTCCGCCTCGCCCAGCTCGGCCGGATCGCGATGCTGGCCGGCGACCTCGGCGAGGCCCGCGTCCTGCACGAGCGCGCGCTGGACCTCGCCGTCCGGCAGGCGGCGCCGTCGGCCGCGGAGTTCGCCGAGATCGGCCTCGGCCTGGTGGCCCGCCGCCGCGGCGACCTCGACGCCGCCGAGCGGCACCTGCGGTCCCGGCTCGGCTGGCTGCGCGGCATCGGCGGGACGGCCGGGATCTCGTTCGTGCACGCCGAGCTGGGGTTCGTCGCCGAGCAGCGCGGCGACGCCGAGGCCGCCCGCGCCCTGCACACCGAGGCCCTCGACGCCGCCCGCGCGATCGGCGACCCCCGGGCGGTCGCGCTCGCCCTCGAAGGGCTGGCCGGGGCGCGCTCCCTCGCGGGCGAGCACGCGCCCGCCGCGCGGCTCCTCGGCGCCGCCGCCGCGCTCCGCGACGCGTCCGGCGCGCCCTTACCGGCCGCCGAGCGCGGGGACGTCGACCGGATCGCCGGGAGGATCCGGGACGCCGCCGGTCCCGGCGCCTTCACCACCGCATACGATCACGGCCGAGCTGAGAGGACGCCATGA
- a CDS encoding NAD(P)-dependent oxidoreductase, with product MSKAPVTVIGLGPMGARMAAVFLENGRPTTVWNRTASKAAPLAERGATLAATPADALAASELIVISQTDYKAMYDSLGGETHALKGRVLANLSSGSPDELRRAGEWASGHGAELLTGGIMVPPPAIGTPGSYVFYSGHEATLDRHRETLRELGDPTFVGMDAGLSMLYYQAQLYLFWSTLTAYMHGLALLGTAGVSAERFHPFVIRSMATLAEDGPAGYVRAITDDVVSGRSRGDDNTLLMQAIGADHIVEASREAGLDTEGPAALRDLFWRAVDRGHGDEGLSSVIEVIRAPAR from the coding sequence ATGTCGAAAGCCCCGGTGACGGTCATCGGACTGGGCCCCATGGGCGCGAGGATGGCCGCGGTGTTCCTGGAGAACGGGCGCCCGACCACGGTGTGGAACCGGACGGCCTCGAAGGCCGCGCCGCTGGCGGAGCGGGGCGCGACCCTGGCGGCGACACCCGCCGACGCGCTCGCCGCGTCCGAGCTGATCGTCATCAGCCAGACCGACTACAAGGCGATGTACGACTCGCTCGGCGGGGAGACCCACGCGCTGAAGGGGCGCGTCCTGGCCAACCTCAGCTCCGGAAGCCCGGACGAGCTGCGCCGCGCGGGCGAATGGGCGTCCGGGCACGGCGCGGAGCTGCTGACCGGCGGGATCATGGTGCCGCCCCCGGCCATCGGGACGCCCGGGTCATACGTCTTCTACAGCGGCCACGAGGCAACCCTGGACCGGCACCGCGAGACTCTGCGTGAGCTCGGCGACCCCACGTTCGTCGGTATGGACGCGGGGTTGTCGATGCTGTACTACCAGGCGCAGCTGTACCTCTTCTGGTCCACGCTCACGGCCTACATGCACGGGCTCGCCCTCCTGGGCACGGCAGGCGTGTCGGCCGAGCGGTTCCATCCGTTCGTCATCAGGTCCATGGCGACCCTGGCGGAGGACGGCCCCGCGGGATACGTCCGCGCCATCACCGACGATGTCGTCTCCGGCCGATCGCGGGGCGACGACAATACGCTGCTCATGCAGGCGATCGGCGCCGACCACATCGTCGAGGCCAGCCGCGAGGCCGGGCTCGACACCGAGGGCCCCGCCGCGCTGAGGGACCTGTTCTGGCGCGCCGTGGACCGCGGACACGGTGACGAGGGCCTCTCCAGCGTCATCGAGGTCATCCGCGCCCCCGCGCGCTGA